The Triticum dicoccoides isolate Atlit2015 ecotype Zavitan chromosome 6A, WEW_v2.0, whole genome shotgun sequence genome has a window encoding:
- the LOC119318216 gene encoding cycloeucalenol cycloisomerase-like encodes MAAVRQQAAAKRGGGGAAGKSAWLAADGSKRWGEKFFLLYTPFWLTLCLGGVVPFKLYESFTELEYLVVGLVSTVPAFVIPLLIVGKADSIRSLKDRYWVKANVWIIIFSYVGNYFWTHYFFTVLGASYTFPSWRMNNVPHTTFLLTHACFLFYHMASNMTLRRLRHSTAHLPQSIRWLFEAAWTLALSYFIAYLETLAIANFPYYEFVDRDIMYKVGSLFYAIYFLVSFPMFSRIDEKAEKWALSRVAVDALGAAMLVTIILDLWRIFLGPIVPIPESRRCGQPGLAWFHPQNESV; translated from the exons ATGGCAG CTGTCCGGCAGCAGGCGGCGGCGAAGCGGGGCGGAGGTGGCGCGGCCGGAAAGAGCGCATGGCTGGCGGCTGACGGGAGCAAGAGGTGGGGGGAGAAGTTCTTCCTGCTATACACGCCCTTCTGGCTCACGCTCTGCCTCGGCGGCGTCGTCCCATTCAAGCTCTACGAG AGTTTCACAGAGCTGGAATATTTGGTTGTTGGATTGGTGTCAACCGTGCCTGCTTTTGTCATCCCTCTGCTCATCGTAGGAAAG GCAGATAGTATTAGAAGTTTAAAAGATCGTTACtgggtcaag GCTAATGTTTGGATTATAATTTTCAGTTATGTCGGTAACTACTTTTGGACACATTACTTCTTTACAGTTCTTGGCGCATCCTATACTTTTCCTTCATGGAGGATGAATAAT GTACCCCATACAACATTTCTCCTAACTCATGCCTGCTTCTTGTTTTATCACATGGCATCGAATATGACACTTCGTAGATTACGTCACTCTACAGCCCACCTGCCACAGTCTATTCGGTGGTTGTTTGAAGCCGCATGGACTTTAGCACTCTCATACTTCATTGCATACTTGGAGACCCTAGCCATAGCAAAT TTTCCATATTACGAATTCGTCGATCGGGACATAATGTACAAAGTTGGATCATTGTTTTATGCAATATACTTCCTCGTCAGCTTTCCGATGTTTTCAAG GATCGACGAAAAAGCAGAGAAGTGGGCCCTTTCCAGGGTTGCCGTCGACGCTCTGGGTGCAGCGATGCTTGTCACGATAATACTTGACTTATGGCGCATATTTCTGGGGCCAATCGTGCCCATCCCTGAATCAAGACGGTGCGGCCAGCCGGGGCTAGCATGGTTTCATCCGCAGAACGAAAGCGTCTAG